Proteins from a genomic interval of Mycobacterium conspicuum:
- a CDS encoding TetR/AcrR family transcriptional regulator → MPTDTLTSKGRQTRQAIEQAARKLFAERGFHGTTLADITSAAGKSPAVFYRYFADKEDLLAALAESFLRDVVAPSGSTVALPTSPEDSEFFTSVVTGYWNMFKQNIGIMIAVAQLAATQQRFAVVQNEFRRFGMDIVADSVRHVQGQGYGRDLHPEHTAAAIALLFENFTTVFAGRSGPECLGMEISDEDAITTLSTVWKKTLYGI, encoded by the coding sequence ATGCCCACCGACACGCTCACCTCGAAGGGCCGCCAAACCAGGCAGGCCATCGAGCAGGCGGCGCGAAAGCTGTTCGCCGAAAGGGGCTTTCACGGCACCACCCTGGCCGACATCACGTCGGCCGCCGGCAAGTCACCGGCGGTCTTCTACCGATACTTCGCCGACAAGGAAGACCTGCTTGCCGCCCTCGCCGAATCGTTCCTCCGCGATGTCGTCGCGCCCTCCGGGTCGACCGTCGCCTTGCCGACCTCACCCGAGGACAGCGAGTTCTTCACCTCGGTGGTCACCGGCTACTGGAACATGTTCAAGCAGAACATCGGCATCATGATCGCGGTGGCGCAACTGGCCGCGACCCAGCAGCGATTCGCCGTGGTGCAGAACGAATTTCGACGCTTCGGCATGGACATCGTGGCCGATTCCGTGCGACACGTCCAGGGGCAGGGCTACGGTCGCGACCTGCATCCCGAGCACACCGCCGCCGCCATCGCGTTGCTGTTCGAGAACTTCACCACCGTTTTCGCCGGTCGCTCCGGACCGGAATGCCTCGGGATGGAAATCAGCGACGAGGACGCGATCACCACCTTATCCACGGTCTGGAAGAAAACCCTGTACGGCATCTAA
- a CDS encoding hydroxymethylglutaryl-CoA lyase, with translation MTQHVDIREVALRDGLQIEKPIPLSAKLELLAAVAATGVREVEATAFVSPSKVPSMADAAELAAELDNYPDIEFSALVASPNGAKRAVAAGLRSIEYVIAADDTFSKANVGRTSAEATAQIDEIVAIAHDAQLTVEVVVATAWDSPFEGPTPPQRVLDIAAAARDRGVDRLSIADTIGTATPGRVSSLIAQVRPVIGDMPLGGHFHNTRGAGLASAYAAVSAGVTRLDASVGGLGGCPFAPGATGNIATEDLVYLLRDSDIDVDIDLQAAIAAAEVAKSVVGHDLPSALLRAGDRIQA, from the coding sequence ATGACGCAGCACGTGGACATTCGCGAGGTCGCACTGCGCGACGGCTTGCAGATCGAAAAGCCAATCCCGTTGTCGGCCAAGCTGGAGCTGCTGGCCGCGGTGGCCGCCACCGGCGTACGCGAGGTGGAGGCCACCGCGTTCGTGTCGCCGTCGAAGGTGCCGTCGATGGCCGACGCCGCCGAGCTGGCCGCGGAGCTGGACAACTACCCCGACATCGAGTTCTCGGCGTTGGTAGCTAGCCCCAATGGCGCCAAGCGGGCGGTCGCGGCCGGGCTGCGGTCGATCGAGTACGTCATCGCGGCCGACGACACCTTCAGCAAGGCCAATGTCGGGCGCACCAGCGCGGAGGCGACCGCGCAGATCGACGAGATCGTCGCCATCGCGCACGACGCCCAGCTCACCGTCGAGGTCGTGGTGGCCACCGCCTGGGACTCCCCCTTCGAAGGCCCCACTCCGCCGCAGCGCGTACTTGACATCGCGGCGGCCGCCCGCGACCGCGGCGTCGACCGGCTCTCCATCGCCGACACCATCGGCACCGCCACCCCGGGGCGGGTGAGTTCGCTGATCGCCCAAGTGCGTCCGGTCATCGGCGACATGCCGTTGGGCGGGCATTTCCACAACACCCGCGGCGCCGGGCTGGCCAGCGCCTACGCGGCGGTCAGCGCCGGCGTCACCCGCCTGGACGCCTCGGTCGGCGGGCTGGGCGGCTGCCCGTTCGCGCCGGGCGCCACCGGCAACATCGCCACCGAGGACCTGGTGTACCTGCTGCGCGACAGCGACATCGACGTCGACATCGATTTGCAGGCCGCCATCGCCGCGGCCGAAGTCGCGAAATCCGTTGTCGGTCACGACCTGCCGAGCGCCCTGCTGCGCGCCGGCGACCGGATCCAGGCTTGA
- a CDS encoding CaiB/BaiF CoA transferase family protein, whose translation MTATGALDGIRVLELGTLIAGPFAGRLLGDMGADVIKVEPPGAPDPLRTWGQAELDGHHVFWTVHARNKRAITLDLRRPRGRELFLDLVEKSDIVVENFRPGTLEKWNLGYDVLCERNSGIILVRVSGYGQTGPDAHKAGYASVAEAASGLRHLNGFPGGPPPRLALSLGDSLAGMFGAQGALAALYRRSVTGRGQVVDVALTESCLAVQESTIPDYDLGGVVRGPSGTRLEGIAPSNIYRSADGSWVVIAANQDTVFARLCKAMGRAELATDDRFATHVARGRNQDELDEIIGAWAAERAPGEIIETLSAAGVIAGPINTVAEVVDDPQLRARGMLVEHFDERVERPVLGPGIVPLLSESPGSVRNAGPARPGQHNDDVYIGLLGKTAEELEQLRAEEVL comes from the coding sequence ATGACGGCCACCGGTGCGCTGGACGGCATCCGGGTGCTCGAGCTGGGCACCCTGATCGCCGGACCGTTCGCCGGCCGGCTGCTCGGCGACATGGGCGCCGACGTCATCAAGGTGGAACCGCCCGGCGCGCCGGATCCGTTGCGCACCTGGGGCCAGGCCGAACTCGACGGTCACCACGTCTTCTGGACCGTGCATGCCCGCAACAAGAGGGCGATCACGCTCGACCTGCGCCGGCCGCGCGGCCGCGAGCTGTTCCTTGATCTCGTCGAGAAATCCGACATCGTGGTGGAAAACTTCCGACCCGGCACGCTGGAAAAGTGGAACCTCGGCTACGACGTGCTGTGCGAACGCAATTCGGGCATCATTCTGGTGCGGGTGTCCGGCTACGGGCAGACCGGACCCGACGCGCACAAGGCCGGTTACGCCTCGGTGGCCGAAGCGGCCAGCGGGCTGCGGCACCTCAACGGCTTTCCCGGCGGGCCGCCGCCGCGGCTGGCGCTGTCACTGGGCGACAGCCTGGCCGGCATGTTCGGCGCCCAGGGTGCGCTCGCCGCCCTCTACCGGCGCAGCGTCACCGGCCGCGGTCAGGTGGTCGATGTCGCGTTGACCGAATCCTGTTTGGCGGTCCAAGAATCCACCATCCCGGACTACGACCTCGGTGGGGTCGTGCGCGGACCGTCGGGCACCCGGTTGGAGGGCATCGCGCCGTCCAACATCTACCGCAGCGCCGACGGCTCGTGGGTGGTGATCGCCGCCAATCAGGACACCGTCTTCGCCCGGTTGTGCAAGGCGATGGGGCGCGCCGAACTGGCCACCGACGACCGATTCGCCACCCACGTGGCCCGCGGCCGCAATCAAGACGAACTCGACGAAATCATCGGCGCGTGGGCCGCCGAGCGTGCACCCGGCGAGATCATCGAAACACTATCGGCCGCAGGGGTGATCGCGGGGCCGATCAACACCGTCGCCGAGGTGGTCGACGACCCACAACTGCGGGCACGGGGCATGCTGGTCGAGCACTTCGACGAACGAGTCGAACGGCCCGTGCTGGGTCCCGGGATCGTTCCGCTGCTCTCCGAATCACCGGGCAGTGTCCGCAACGCCGGCCCGGCCCGACCTGGACAGCACAACGACGACGTCTATATCGGACTGCTGGGCAAGACCGCCGAGGAGCTCGAACAGTTGCGCGCCGAGGAGGTCTTATGA
- a CDS encoding alpha/beta hydrolase translates to MMQAVKHDYERIPYLVAFQNNSGVRDVYGGLAEITVLESYLLKPKDKPSDTVLVFMHPIGGGAYLPMINALARAGHHVIYCNSRFRGTDSALLMEKVVEDLGECIKDAKNRLGYTKVVLAGWSGGGSLSVFYQQQAQHPTITSSPTGDGPDLTQLDLIPADGIMLLAAHISRHGTLTEWLDASILDESDPTKRDPELDLYNPDNPNQPPYTEEFLARYRQAQIDRNRRITAWVKDKLAELRAAGRPDDEFGFVVHGTMADPRWLDPAVDPNERVPGTCYLGDPQVVNMSPVGLARFSTLRGWLSQWSYDEARGDAVDCGPDIAIPALVIGNLADDACTPSHTRRLFEAIGHPDKEMHEIPGATHYYAGPDQRDKLRQAVGIVTDWLVRHDFASAE, encoded by the coding sequence ATGATGCAGGCCGTCAAGCACGACTACGAACGCATCCCCTATTTGGTTGCGTTCCAAAACAATTCCGGTGTCCGCGACGTTTACGGCGGGCTGGCCGAGATCACCGTGCTGGAAAGCTATTTGCTCAAGCCGAAGGACAAGCCATCGGACACCGTGCTGGTGTTCATGCACCCGATCGGCGGCGGCGCCTACCTGCCGATGATCAACGCGCTGGCCCGTGCGGGCCACCACGTCATCTACTGCAACAGCCGATTCCGCGGCACGGATTCGGCGCTGCTGATGGAGAAGGTGGTCGAGGATCTCGGCGAGTGCATCAAGGACGCCAAGAACCGGCTGGGCTATACGAAGGTGGTGCTGGCGGGCTGGAGTGGCGGCGGCTCGCTGTCGGTGTTCTACCAGCAGCAGGCCCAGCACCCGACCATCACGTCCAGCCCGACCGGCGACGGCCCCGACCTGACGCAGTTGGACCTGATCCCCGCCGACGGCATCATGCTGCTGGCCGCGCACATCAGCCGACACGGCACGCTCACCGAATGGCTGGACGCGTCCATCCTCGACGAATCCGACCCCACCAAGCGCGATCCCGAGCTGGACCTGTACAACCCCGACAACCCCAACCAGCCGCCGTACACCGAAGAGTTCCTGGCGCGCTATCGGCAAGCTCAGATCGACCGCAACCGCCGCATCACCGCGTGGGTCAAGGACAAACTCGCCGAGCTGCGAGCGGCCGGGCGCCCGGATGACGAGTTCGGGTTCGTGGTGCACGGCACCATGGCCGACCCGCGCTGGCTGGATCCCGCCGTCGACCCCAACGAACGCGTGCCGGGAACGTGTTACCTCGGGGATCCCCAGGTGGTGAACATGAGCCCCGTTGGGCTGGCGCGCTTTTCGACGTTGCGTGGCTGGCTGTCGCAGTGGAGTTACGACGAAGCCAGGGGTGACGCGGTGGACTGCGGGCCCGACATCGCCATCCCGGCGCTGGTGATCGGCAACCTCGCCGACGACGCGTGCACGCCTAGCCACACCCGGCGGCTCTTCGAGGCCATCGGCCACCCCGACAAGGAGATGCACGAAATCCCCGGCGCCACACATTATTACGCCGGCCCGGACCAACGCGACAAGCTACGTCAGGCCGTCGGGATCGTGACCGATTGGCTTGTGCGCCACGACTTCGCGAGCGCTGAATGA
- a CDS encoding homogentisate 1,2-dioxygenase, translated as MESFVHLRKGTTPHRLHADLDGLKDDELGRGGFTGRTANIYRRHDPTAYRAVGPLRPVDVLSSELKPDDAADANGGPLLMFSNADCRILLSRRHEPMPFYTRHIDGDLLCFVHRGAGLLETEFGPLRYREGDWVYIPKACTWRQLPDSTNGETTLLMVEATDEFRVPPPGPLGRHFPFDPSQATIPEPEPIDDPPGLGCRDEYEVRLVHECGPTTLYYQHNPIDVEGWRGDNFAFTFNIADYNVITSDSVHLPPTVHLFMQATGVYVMNFLPRPAEGVRGTERTPWYHRNVDYDEIAFFHGGSLYGIPMPPGLITHAPQGVHHGAPEKARERARRKFDEHSRVDWQVIAVDTRRRLTPSPEVLAHDLGQH; from the coding sequence ATGGAATCCTTCGTCCACCTCCGAAAAGGAACGACCCCCCACCGACTGCACGCCGACTTGGACGGACTCAAGGACGACGAACTCGGCCGGGGCGGGTTCACCGGCCGCACCGCCAACATCTATCGCCGCCACGACCCCACCGCCTACCGGGCGGTCGGCCCGCTGCGCCCCGTCGACGTGCTGTCCAGCGAGCTCAAACCCGACGACGCCGCCGACGCCAACGGTGGGCCGTTGCTGATGTTCAGCAACGCCGATTGCCGCATCCTGCTCAGCCGCCGGCACGAGCCGATGCCCTTCTACACCCGCCACATCGACGGGGATCTGCTGTGCTTTGTGCACCGGGGCGCCGGCCTGCTGGAGACCGAGTTCGGGCCGCTGCGTTACCGCGAGGGCGACTGGGTCTACATTCCTAAGGCGTGCACGTGGCGTCAGCTCCCGGATTCGACGAACGGCGAGACCACACTGCTGATGGTCGAGGCCACCGACGAATTCCGGGTGCCGCCGCCCGGTCCGTTGGGCCGGCACTTCCCATTCGACCCGTCGCAGGCCACCATCCCCGAACCCGAACCGATCGACGACCCCCCGGGTCTAGGATGCCGCGACGAGTACGAGGTCCGGCTGGTGCATGAATGCGGCCCGACAACGCTGTACTACCAACACAATCCGATCGACGTCGAAGGCTGGCGCGGTGACAACTTCGCGTTCACCTTCAACATCGCCGACTACAACGTGATCACCTCCGACAGTGTCCACCTGCCGCCCACGGTGCATCTCTTCATGCAAGCCACCGGCGTCTACGTGATGAACTTTCTGCCCCGACCGGCCGAAGGTGTGCGGGGCACCGAACGCACGCCCTGGTATCACCGCAACGTCGACTACGACGAGATCGCCTTCTTTCACGGCGGCTCGCTGTACGGCATCCCGATGCCGCCGGGCCTGATTACCCATGCGCCGCAAGGGGTTCACCACGGTGCGCCGGAGAAGGCGCGCGAACGAGCGCGCCGCAAGTTCGACGAGCATTCCCGCGTCGACTGGCAGGTGATCGCGGTCGACACCCGCCGCCGATTGACACCATCACCGGAAGTGCTCGCACACGACCTGGGACAACACTGA
- a CDS encoding YVTN family beta-propeller repeat protein, which yields MKHVAFLTYPLIVAALIAGGCSSKGTGTQSSGPASGQSGAPAAGPKVTATVTVGKSPNDVAVDPVGKLVYVTNSGDDTVSVIDASSNAVKTSIKVGKKPAGIAIDPQAKKAVVANSDDGSVTIVDTGSNIVVAAGVKVGQGPDAVAVYPDTHTAYVANENDGSVSVIDMAAGTVGATVPVGKKPDGVAVDPATRTVYVSNADDNSVTVIDTASRQVVATIPVGRGPTWVQVVNGSAYVTTAGDNALSVIDTASRAVVQTIPVGRTPNGWVADPSTHTAYITNSQDDSMSVVDPQARKITATVKVGKGPDGIAVDTATHIVYTANAGDGTVSVVSAG from the coding sequence ATGAAGCACGTCGCCTTCCTAACGTATCCGCTCATCGTGGCGGCGCTGATCGCCGGCGGTTGTTCGTCGAAGGGGACCGGCACGCAGTCCTCGGGCCCGGCGTCGGGTCAGTCTGGGGCCCCGGCAGCAGGGCCGAAGGTCACCGCGACCGTCACGGTCGGGAAGAGCCCGAACGACGTCGCGGTGGATCCGGTCGGCAAGCTCGTGTACGTCACCAACTCCGGCGACGACACGGTGTCGGTGATCGATGCCTCGTCCAACGCCGTGAAGACCTCGATCAAGGTCGGAAAGAAGCCCGCGGGCATCGCGATTGATCCGCAGGCCAAGAAGGCCGTCGTCGCCAACAGCGACGACGGCTCGGTCACGATCGTCGACACCGGGTCCAACATCGTCGTCGCTGCCGGGGTCAAGGTCGGGCAGGGCCCCGATGCGGTGGCGGTGTATCCGGACACCCACACCGCCTACGTCGCCAACGAAAACGACGGCTCGGTGTCGGTGATCGACATGGCTGCCGGCACGGTCGGCGCCACCGTCCCGGTCGGGAAAAAGCCGGACGGAGTGGCCGTGGACCCGGCCACCCGCACCGTGTATGTCAGCAACGCCGACGACAACTCGGTCACGGTGATCGACACGGCGTCGCGCCAGGTCGTGGCCACCATCCCGGTCGGCAGGGGCCCGACCTGGGTGCAGGTGGTCAACGGATCGGCCTACGTCACCACCGCCGGTGACAACGCGCTTTCGGTGATCGACACCGCGTCGCGCGCGGTCGTCCAGACCATCCCGGTCGGAAGAACGCCCAACGGTTGGGTGGCGGACCCGAGCACCCACACCGCGTACATCACCAATTCTCAAGACGATTCGATGTCGGTCGTCGACCCGCAGGCCCGCAAGATCACCGCCACCGTCAAGGTCGGAAAAGGCCCGGACGGCATCGCCGTGGACACGGCCACGCACATCGTCTACACCGCCAACGCGGGGGATGGCACGGTGTCGGTGGTCAGCGCCGGCTAG
- a CDS encoding NADPH:quinone oxidoreductase family protein, whose protein sequence is MRAARVTRLEGPEAIEVTEVEEPSGEGVLVDVHAAGVAFPDALLTRGLYQYRPDPPFILGAEIAGVVRSAPDGAEVGPGDRVVGLTMLSGGMAEVAMLAPDRAFKLPDNVSFEAGAGLLFNDLTMYFALTVRGRLQQGETVLVHGAAGGIGTSTLRLAPVLGASRTIAVVSTEEKGRIATAAGATDVVLAEGFKDAVKELTHGRGVDMVVDPVGGDRFTDSLRSLAPGGRLLVVGFTGGEIPTVKVNRLLLNNVDVVGVGWGAWAGTHPGALTEQWTGLSELLSSGKLAPPEPDVYPLDEAAAAVASLEKRTAKGKVVLRVR, encoded by the coding sequence ATGCGCGCAGCACGGGTGACTCGGCTAGAAGGTCCAGAAGCGATCGAAGTGACCGAGGTCGAGGAACCCAGCGGGGAGGGCGTGCTCGTCGACGTGCACGCCGCCGGGGTGGCGTTCCCCGACGCGCTGCTCACCCGGGGGCTCTACCAGTACCGGCCCGACCCGCCGTTCATCCTCGGCGCCGAAATCGCCGGGGTGGTGCGATCCGCGCCGGACGGCGCCGAGGTGGGTCCCGGGGACCGCGTCGTGGGCCTGACGATGCTATCCGGCGGCATGGCCGAGGTCGCGATGTTGGCCCCGGACCGGGCCTTCAAGCTGCCCGACAACGTCAGCTTCGAGGCTGGCGCCGGCCTGTTGTTCAACGACCTGACGATGTACTTCGCGTTGACGGTGCGCGGCCGCCTGCAGCAGGGCGAGACGGTGCTGGTGCACGGCGCGGCGGGCGGGATCGGCACCTCGACACTGCGCCTGGCGCCGGTGCTCGGGGCATCGCGCACCATCGCGGTGGTCAGCACCGAGGAGAAGGGGCGGATCGCCACGGCCGCTGGCGCGACCGACGTGGTGTTGGCCGAGGGATTCAAGGACGCGGTCAAGGAGCTGACCCACGGCCGCGGTGTCGACATGGTGGTCGACCCGGTCGGCGGGGATCGGTTCACCGATTCGCTGCGCTCCCTCGCGCCCGGTGGGCGCCTACTGGTCGTCGGCTTTACCGGCGGTGAGATTCCCACGGTCAAGGTAAATCGCTTGTTGCTCAACAACGTTGACGTGGTCGGTGTTGGGTGGGGGGCGTGGGCCGGCACCCACCCGGGAGCGCTGACCGAACAGTGGACCGGGCTCTCCGAGCTACTCTCCTCGGGCAAGCTGGCCCCGCCGGAGCCCGACGTCTACCCCCTGGACGAGGCCGCCGCCGCGGTCGCGTCGCTGGAGAAGCGCACCGCCAAAGGCAAGGTGGTTTTGCGCGTCCGCTAG
- a CDS encoding oxidoreductase, translated as MDQFPLGGFTVARIGFGAMQLPGPGVMGPPRDRDEALAVLRRAVELGVNHIDTAQFYGPDVANELIREALHPYPQNLALVSKVGGRRDEAGAWLPLSDPADMRRDIEANLRTLGVDQLAAVNLRLFESEAPDQLFDDQLSAMIAAREEGLIGGIGLSEVTREHLLHALERTEIVCVQNAFNLVHRASTPVLDECVARGIAFVPFFPLGAAFSGPNNPVLGNDVLKSAAERLGRTPAQVALAWTLSVAPNVLLIPGTSSVSHLEENLAVGDIELDDDTREQLNAVAA; from the coding sequence ATGGATCAGTTTCCGCTTGGCGGTTTCACGGTCGCCCGCATCGGGTTCGGCGCGATGCAACTGCCGGGACCGGGCGTGATGGGGCCCCCGCGTGATCGCGACGAGGCGCTGGCCGTGCTGAGGCGGGCGGTCGAACTCGGGGTGAATCACATCGACACCGCCCAGTTCTACGGTCCCGACGTTGCGAACGAGCTCATCAGGGAGGCGCTGCATCCGTACCCGCAGAACCTGGCGCTGGTCAGCAAGGTCGGGGGGCGGCGCGACGAAGCCGGGGCCTGGCTGCCGCTATCCGATCCCGCGGATATGCGCCGAGACATCGAGGCCAATTTGCGCACCCTCGGAGTTGACCAGCTCGCTGCGGTCAACTTGCGGCTATTTGAGAGCGAAGCGCCGGATCAGCTGTTCGACGACCAGCTTTCGGCGATGATCGCGGCCCGCGAGGAAGGCTTGATCGGCGGAATCGGACTCAGCGAAGTCACCCGTGAGCACCTGCTGCACGCCTTGGAACGTACCGAGATCGTCTGTGTGCAAAACGCTTTCAACCTGGTGCACCGCGCATCGACGCCCGTGTTGGACGAGTGCGTGGCGCGCGGCATCGCCTTCGTACCGTTCTTTCCGCTGGGCGCGGCGTTCAGCGGGCCCAACAATCCGGTGCTCGGCAACGACGTGCTGAAGAGCGCCGCCGAACGACTCGGGCGCACGCCGGCGCAGGTGGCGTTGGCCTGGACGTTGAGCGTGGCACCCAACGTCCTTTTGATTCCGGGAACCTCGTCGGTGTCGCATCTGGAGGAAAACCTCGCCGTCGGCGATATCGAACTCGACGACGACACCCGCGAGCAGCTCAACGCCGTCGCCGCGTAA
- a CDS encoding arsinothricin resistance N-acetyltransferase ArsN1 family B, whose amino-acid sequence MPPLVRPATEADAAACAEIYRPYVLDTVITFETEPPTVAEMAARIAAAEVMYEWLVCEVDGKVAGYAYAHQFNPRAAYQWSAETSIYMARDCVRRGGGRTLYAELLSRLTKRGFRRAFAGIAQPNQASIAFHESFGFRPVGHYQRVGWKLGGWHDVQWWQLDLVAPDDEVDPPTEIAT is encoded by the coding sequence ATGCCGCCGCTCGTCCGCCCCGCGACCGAAGCCGACGCCGCCGCATGCGCCGAGATCTATCGGCCGTATGTGTTGGACACCGTCATCACCTTTGAAACCGAACCGCCGACCGTGGCGGAGATGGCGGCGCGTATCGCGGCCGCCGAGGTGATGTACGAGTGGCTGGTGTGCGAGGTCGACGGGAAGGTCGCGGGTTATGCCTATGCGCACCAATTCAATCCGCGGGCAGCGTATCAGTGGTCGGCGGAGACGAGCATCTACATGGCGCGCGACTGCGTGCGCCGCGGCGGGGGGCGGACACTGTATGCCGAATTGCTGAGCCGGCTGACGAAACGCGGCTTTCGGCGGGCCTTCGCCGGCATCGCCCAACCCAACCAAGCCAGCATCGCATTCCATGAGTCGTTCGGGTTCCGGCCGGTGGGCCACTACCAGCGGGTCGGATGGAAACTCGGCGGCTGGCACGACGTGCAGTGGTGGCAGCTCGACTTGGTCGCCCCCGACGACGAGGTCGACCCGCCGACCGAGATCGCTACTTGA
- a CDS encoding acyl-CoA dehydrogenase family protein — MAINLELPRKLQAVITKTHQGAAEFMRPIARKYDLKEHAYPVELDTLISLFEGAAESVPFAGADGLRDEGEKEQNHNGSNMAALVQAIEASWGDVAMMLSIPYQGLGNAAISAVATDEQLQRLGKVWAAMAITEPGFGSDSAAVSTTAKLDGDEYVINGEKIFVTAGSRATHIVVWATLDKSVGRPAIKSFIVPREHPGVTVERLEKKLGIKGSDTAVIRFDNARIPKENLLGNPEIEVGKGFSGVMETFDNTRPIVAGMAIGVGRAALEEIRRILTDAGVEISYDQPSHAQSAAAAEFLRMEADWEASYLLTLRAAWQADNNIPNSKEASMSKAKAGRMASDVTLKAVEMAGTTGYSEQSMLEKWGRDSKILDIFEGTQQIQQLVVARRLLGLSSAELK, encoded by the coding sequence ATGGCAATCAATCTGGAGCTTCCCCGCAAGCTGCAAGCGGTGATCACCAAGACCCATCAGGGCGCGGCGGAGTTCATGCGCCCGATCGCACGCAAGTACGACCTGAAGGAACACGCCTACCCGGTCGAACTCGACACGCTGATCAGCCTGTTCGAGGGAGCCGCCGAGTCGGTGCCGTTCGCCGGGGCGGATGGCCTACGCGACGAGGGCGAGAAGGAGCAAAATCACAACGGCTCCAACATGGCCGCGCTGGTGCAGGCGATCGAGGCCAGTTGGGGCGATGTCGCGATGATGCTGTCGATTCCGTATCAGGGACTGGGCAACGCGGCCATATCCGCGGTGGCCACCGACGAGCAGCTGCAGCGCCTGGGCAAAGTGTGGGCCGCGATGGCGATCACCGAACCGGGATTCGGATCGGACTCCGCGGCGGTGTCCACCACGGCCAAGCTGGACGGCGACGAGTACGTGATCAACGGCGAGAAGATCTTCGTCACCGCCGGGTCGCGCGCCACCCACATCGTGGTGTGGGCCACGCTGGACAAATCGGTGGGCCGGCCCGCCATCAAGTCGTTCATCGTGCCGCGCGAGCACCCCGGCGTGACGGTCGAACGGCTCGAGAAGAAGCTCGGCATCAAGGGCTCGGATACCGCCGTGATCCGCTTCGACAACGCCCGCATCCCCAAGGAGAACCTGCTGGGCAATCCCGAAATCGAAGTCGGCAAGGGCTTTTCGGGGGTGATGGAGACCTTCGACAACACCCGCCCGATCGTGGCCGGCATGGCCATCGGGGTCGGGCGCGCCGCCCTGGAGGAAATCCGCAGGATCCTCACCGACGCCGGCGTGGAAATCTCCTATGACCAACCATCGCACGCCCAAAGTGCCGCCGCGGCAGAGTTTTTGCGGATGGAGGCGGACTGGGAGGCCAGCTACCTGCTGACGCTGCGGGCGGCATGGCAGGCCGACAACAACATCCCCAACTCCAAAGAAGCGTCGATGAGCAAGGCGAAAGCCGGCCGGATGGCCAGCGATGTCACCCTCAAAGCCGTCGAAATGGCGGGCACCACAGGCTATTCCGAGCAGTCGATGCTGGAGAAGTGGGGACGCGACTCGAAGATCCTGGACATCTTCGAGGGCACCCAGCAGATTCAGCAGCTGGTGGTGGCCCGCCGACTGCTGGGCCTGTCGTCGGCCGAGCTCAAGTAG